In Macadamia integrifolia cultivar HAES 741 chromosome 1, SCU_Mint_v3, whole genome shotgun sequence, a single window of DNA contains:
- the LOC122085322 gene encoding exocyst complex component EXO70B1-like, translating into MEKNPPENSDDVASQNENNNNPNPNLPSSPSPVAGESKSDAFDISTEATITTTTTTDDDENNKDTATLENPETTEDSSSTSDLDSSLPKISEDIDRFLTLLISNQTPDEIPDFIEKFAKLVEDQIAKYESQEDPIKWSQDSDEDSSLLKAIGRISKLSTSLSQLPSDDEKYKISINRIGGVLQRAMSYLEDEFRSILENGGDYEPMDLKGRQQSFKSNSDSSVLPEPDSAKAAEIPGYSPETLSNLNSIAAAMIAAGYETECFQVYSILRRNSFEEALKNNGFEKISIDDVLRMQWEFLEGEITTWIKVFKRCITISFPEERKLCDAVFQENQSLSNYLFGNLVSGVVVQLLNFAEAVAMTKRSAEKLFKFLDMYEALRTLIHLDTLFSSDSDYLQNEISSARCGLGEAAVGIFNDLENSIKNDTSKTPVPGGAVHPLTRYTMNYLKYACEYKDTLEQIFQEHQKIDQSDGAGSDKESSSPSYGNQVAKPSPFSVQLVTVMDILGSNLEAKSKLYKDLSLNYIFLMNNGRYIIQKIKGSKEIHELIGDSWCRKRSYSLRNYHKNYQRETWNKVLGCLKDEGLQVNGKVVKPVLKERFKSFNAMFDEIHKTQSSWIVSDEQLQSELRVSISAVVIPAYRSFLGRFSQYLAAGRQSEKYIKYGPDDIETSIDELFEGNPTSMARRR; encoded by the coding sequence ATGGAGAAAAATCCTCCTGAGAATTCCGACGATGTTGCCAGCCAAAATGAGAACAACAACAACCCCAATCCTAACCtcccttcttccccttctccgGTAGCCGGTGAATCCAAATCCGACGCTTTTGACATCTCTACAGAggccaccatcaccaccaccaccaccacggACGACGATGAGAATAACAAGGACACAGCCACCCTGGAGAATCCCGAAACCACCGAAGACTCTTCATCCACTTCCGATCTCGATTCCAGCCTTCCCAAGATCTCCGAAGACATTGATCGCTTCCTCACTCTCCTTATATCAAACCAAACCCCAGATGAAATCCCAGATTTTATCGAGAAGTTCGCGAAGCTTGTGGAGGATCAGATCGCAAAATATGAATCCCAAGAAGATCCCATCAAATGGAGCCAAGATTCCGATGAAGATTCTTCCCTCCTCAAAGCAATTGGTAGAATCTCGAAACTCTCAACTTCGCTCTCTCAGCTCCCTTCGGATGATGAGAAATATAAAATCTCCATCAACCGTATCGGCGGCGTTCTACAACGTGCAATGTCTTACCTTGAAGATGAATTCCGATCGATCCTTGAGAACGGAGGAGACTATGAACCAATGGATCTGAAGGGAAGACAACAATCGTTCAAGTCTAATAGTGATAGCTCTGTATTACCTGAACCAGACTCTGCCAAGGCGGCGGAAATCCCCGGTTACTCGCCGGAAACCTTGTCGAACCTGAACAGTATTGCGGCAGCCATGATCGCCGCCGGGTATGAAACCGAGTGTTTCCAGGTTTACAGCATATTGAGGCGGAATTCCTTCGAGGAAGCATTGAAAAATAATGGATTTGAGAAGATCAGCATCGATGATGTGTTGAGGATGCAATGGGAATTTCTGGAAGGAGAGATCACCACATGGATTAAGGTCTTCAAACGCTGTATCACAATCAGCTTCCCAGAGGAACGGAAGCTCTGCGATGCAGTGTTCCAGGAAAACCAATCTCTCTCTAACTACCTCTTCGGCAATCTCGTTAGCGGGGTTGTCGTTCAGCTTCTCAATTTCGCCGAAGCTGTAGCAATGACAAAGCGATCTGCAGAAAAGCTATTCAAGTTTCTTGACATGTACGAAGCACTGCGTACTCTGATTCATTTGGATACTCTATTCTCCAGCGACTCTGATTATCTCCAGAACGAGATCTCATCTGCTCGTTGTGGCCTTGGCGAGGCTGCCGTCGGCATATTCAACGATCTCGAGAACTCAATCAAGAACGACACAAGTAAAACTCCGGTACCCGGTGGCGCTGTTCATCCATTAACACGTTACACAATGAATTATCTAAAATACGCCTGTGAATACAAGGACACATTAGAGCAGATCTTCCAAGAACACCAAAAGATCGATCAATCTGATGGAGCTGGATCGGATAAAGAGAGCAGCAGTCCGAGCTACGGCAACCAAGTGGCAAAGCCATCGCCGTTTTCTGTACAATTGGTGACAGTGATGGATATATTAGGTTCTAATTTGGAAGCGAAATCGAAGCTCTACAAGGATCTCTCGTTAAACTACattttcttgatgaacaatGGAAGGTATATAATTCAGAAGATCAAGGGGTCGAAGGAGATTCACGAATTGATTGGGGATTCTTGGTGTAGGAAGAGATCATATAGTCTCAGGAATTACCATAAGAACTACCAAAGAGAAACATGGAATAAGGTATTGGGGTGTCTCAAGGATGAAGGGTTGCAGGTGAATGGGAAAGTAGTGAAGCCTGTACTGAAGGAAAGGTTCAAGTCGTTTAATGCCATGTTTGATGAGATACACAAGACGCAGAGCTCATGGATTGTGAGTGATGAACAGCTTCAGTCTGAACTTAGGGTTTCGATATCGGCGGTGGTGATACCGGCATATCGATCATTCTTAGGGAGGTTCAGTCAATACTTGGCTGCCGGAAGGCAATCTGAGAAGTACATAAAGTACGGGCCGGATGATATAGAGACGTCTATTGATGAACTGTTCGAAGGGAACCCGACGTCAATGGCGagaaggagatga